GAAACAAAGATTCATTACCGATACATATACCACACAAGATAAAATACCCACCATTACATTGCATACCAGTCCATCTTAGTGCATGCAGCGAGAGGTCCAAAACATACAGCACATTTATCCAAGCTTGATACATGTGAATAAACCACCTGATGTTTAcacttctgtaaaaaaaaaaaaaaaacataaataaaaatgatagtTTGTTCACCTCTAAAATCCACCATAAATTAATTagggggtggggtggtggtggggttgGTGCACTGCAGTGCATAATCTAAATCACCAAACTGCCAACAAATCtttaatttgtaatatttttgaatttcaagttCCACAACTTCTTGGAATGTTAGCCCATACAATATTGTTGGATACTGTATTTTAAACGTCTTTGCAATAGACCATTATTGATTGTGATTATATTTGTTAGTTTTATAGTGCAGCCCTTGCATCTATTCTACACTCTTCACTCCCAACGTCTTGCTTCCGAAAACTGATTTCAACTGATTGCAGACTGACACAACTGTTCCTTCACCATGTTGTGCTTCAGTTGAAACCTGGTGcagatgaaataaaaatgtatgaaatattaaaattaaattcctAGTAACAAGACTGTACCTGTGCAtttacagttacattacatagaGGAAAATGAATAGGTTAAAGTATTGTGAATGCAaactttttctgaaaaaaaaaaaaaaaaaagtcagcacgAGAGGTTTGTGTTAATTGGTGAGGTCTAATTTTTCCAAATCATGTGATTGCCAATTAATCAACCCAGATGCAATAATCAATAATCATTGCAGAGTTGTAAAGTGCATGCATTGACTAGTTCAACTTCTGCTTACAGTTAGTCTCTAATTAATCAAGACCTAATAAACAGTTTGTTACAGGGGATATAATTGACAATATTGATATGATTATGTAGTATAACGTCACTGTGTAAAAATCTTCTACACAATTAAACATTGAAGAGTTCATACCTGACCAGAGTATGAACTGTGAGGACTGCATGTGTCACTTCAAGCCCCGAAAACGTATTTATCCCTGACAGTGTATTCACTGTCCTCAAAGTGTCAAGTTATTCACAACTACTACATTGTGAGGACTGTGTATCTGCGAGGTCTGCGCAGTATTGGAACAACATGCGACATGGGTGTTGAATATTATGAGAGAGATTATTTCGATATTGAACATGAACCTAAAATGTCTTTGTAATCCAATtcaagaaatacactttttttatgtggaaaaataagCAGGCTCTTTGTGCTCTAGTCTTATCCAATTAAGTTATTTGTTAGTGATGCTTCTCGATACTGTTCTCTTTTACAGCAATGCACAATTAAGGTtgtctctgattggtcaaaGTAAAAGTTGTTgggtttattaaattaaaaattggttaaaattgtaattgtccTGAATGTAGAAGTGGtgaaaaaaagagattttatttttggccATATCACTCATCGCCAGACTGAAGTATACAGgccaatattcatttgttgcatgtctttgcaatacaCATATTGCATGAGCCATTCGTGCGACAAGATTTTATCCATggattgtgcagccctaatatctGCACCCTCCACTACAAACGTCTTGCTTCTGAAAAAATAAGTTCGACATCAACATTCAAAAAGAAATCTAGTCACCTGGTCAGCTTTCGTGAAGTCTGTGACACCTGCTTCATCAGGTTGTTCTGTTGAAATCTGGTGCACATGAacggaaaaatacaaataacattCAATTCTTAGTAATACATAAGACCGCATCTGTTAGTGCATTTACACAGTTACAGTACATAGAGGAGAATGATTTGGTAAAAGTATTGTGAATACAAAcaatttttgtgacaaaaaaaataaataattacagaaaataaaaatcagtcagCACGAGAGGTTTGTGTAAATTAGTGAGGTCTAATTTTTCCAAATCATTTGAATGCTGATTAATGAACCACATGCAATAATCATTGCAGTGTGGTAAAGTGGATGCGTTGACTAGTTCAACTTCTGTTTACCGTTAGTTTCTGATTAATCAAGACCTAATAAATAGTTTGGTACAAGGGATATAATTGACAGCATTGATGTGAAAATGTAGTTTCATGGCACAGAGTGTGAAAAATCTTATACACAATGAACAGAAAATACACAGAGTCCTCAGAGTCCATACCTGACCCGAGTATTGAACTGTGAGGACTGTATGTGTGACTTCAAGCCCCGAAAACGTATTTATCCCTGACAGTGTATGAATACACTGTCTTCAGAGTGTCAGTTATTCACTACTATTACATTGTGAGGACTGTGTATCTGCAAGAGCTGCACAGTATTGGCAAACCATGCAACATGGGTGTTGAATATTGtgagaattattttgaaatagaacatagacctacaaaaaaaaaaaatgacatctttattatttaataaaagaaatacaCTTTCATGCTCAAAAATAGGCAGGCTCATTGTGATCTAGTTTTATGcaattaagttatttatttttagtaatgCCTCTTGACACTGTTCTCTTGTACGGCAATGCACAATCAAGGctgtctctgattggtcaaaGTCAGACTAAAGTAGAGCTGggaaataaatagaattaattcgattaatcATCATTTTGAAAATCGAATTGTTGAAAATTGCTAAATcgttgctaaatcgtgaaatcgaattatgtcttctggattattaaaagctgttctTCTTAATTTCTGTTGCAGATGTtcttgtgagttgtaattttgcacaagtggtggcagaatgctggatgtgTTTTTTCAAGACCATTTTAGTTTATGGCCATATGTCGCAGCCCTAGACTAAAGTATAGAGTCCAATATTCATTTGTTGCCCGTCTTTCAAATACACATACCATGCATGATCCATTTATGTgacgcgtttttgtttttttttcctcccatatATTGTGGAGCCCTCATCTCTCCACCCTCCACTACCAACATCTTGCTTCTGAAAACTGATTTAAACAACATTCTAAAAGAAATCTAGTCACCTGGTAAACTTTGGCACAGTCTGACAGCTGTGTCGTCATGAGGTTGTGCTTCGGTTGAAACCTGGTTCAGATGAATAGAAACAATTAAATTCTTACTAAGACACGACTGTTATAATGTAATTTCCTGTAATCATGAATGTGCGACCAATAATTCTAGTACGTTACATGCATGACAATATACAAATGTCttgatacgatatcacaatatgaaaacATGATATTTGAGGTTGGTGATATACTCACGAAATAAAAgggaataaatagaaaataaaaagaaaaaaatatattgagaaaagaattgtgtttttgtacataaccgtgaccaaaaaataaataaaaataaaaaacaaaaagagagatTGCCAGTAATTTTATCGTCGGGTGTTCCTATTGGCTCAGtggtgcaaagtttcatggtaTAGTCAGAATTAATTATGTTGTTTCaaaacttaataaaaatgttgataaaaactcTTATAGACATCTTCTGCAAGTTCTTAAATAAGTAATGCGGTGAAACGGGAGGAGAAATTCTACATTTTACTTTGCAATTCAATTAGTGTGATGCTGTTTATATATTCCGCTTCTAAAATTTAAAGTTATGGTCTACTgtgttcctgttttgttttttttatgttgctggggcataataatgtaaaaacataCATGATTGTATAATGGGTCTTTTCAGTATTTCACCAAAGGTGCGCCTATTCATTGTGACAATACTGGAAAATTAACCTAAATTCAAACAGAAAGCCATTAAatctttgtgaaaatgaaattgtctGTACCTTTAGTCTCCATGGAAAATCAAAATCTCCGTAGTTGTAGGTTATTTCCTCCCCTGGCTCAATGTCCTTTGTTGCAAACAAACAGAGATGAGGCTGTCTGTCTACAGTGATCCGCTGCATTTTGCTGTTAGGGCAGATATGGTCATCATTGACGAGTCTCCCAAGGGAATTATCGTCTCTGGCTGCATCAACactgaaatgtaaaaattaaaaaaataatatattacatATACACATGTAACTGAGTGAAGCTAAATTTGATTTACGTACCGTAGCATAGTAGGTCTGAGTTCATCAAAAACAAGAAATTTTATTcccaaaattaatatttaagcCACTGCAATACCGTGCAGTTTGACCTGAGCATTATGCTTAAATTcagagaaatatttttttaactaattaactGTACTTACAatgattaactcaaaattaaaataaactcaaaatgtcaaatatggcCATTTAGACtataggaacacaactttaacCAATTAATACCTTGTTGTTTTATACATGGACCATGTAAACAATAAGTGTATCCTGCCTCATATTACACTAAAAGTTGTGTTCTTATATCCTAAACAGTCATATTGgatattttgtgttgatttttttgtaaaatttaatgGGCATTGGGCATTAAGCCTGTCATCATATAGCGTGCTACTAAGTTTACATACCTTTAAGGGTTTTCAAACACAAATGTAAATTGACTTAAATTTTACTCATCCACCAGAAAGAGAAATAAGCATCCAAAGCTTCTGAACATTTAAGTCACTGTAATTTATTATTGAAAACTGCACACTAATGATAAGGTCTGGTAATGATATGGATTTAACTTAATTTGAGTATTTAACACTGACAGAAAATACATTGACATCTAATATGTCTAAGATATTAATTTACTCActtgttttgtgttattttgttttgtctttactgcatgactgatttttattgtatgtacagagatggttgttttaaagtgctttataagtcGAGTTGAGTAAGTCACAGTTTTGAGTCAATGAGTTTGCTTTTTCTTCCCCAAATTGTCATCTAAACTCAACTTATGTTTTACAACATACATAGTACAATACAATCACTATACAAAGTAGCAGGTGGTTATATTTTTTCagggcaactgaaaaaaaagaaaagaaaaaaaaaaaagtaaattaagtaTGACAACACACCATATAAACATACCATAGTGTTTTTCCATTGTAGCGAAATTCAAACATGAACACCTTCAGGGCATCGTGATACACTCTCAGCCTGTTTTCACGTTCCTGTTTGCTTATAATATCTCCTCGGTATTCAACAAGAAAGTCTCCCTTCTGAAAGTAGCAGGAACTGAACACTCCTCgaccttaaaaagaaaaaggacacatcagaaatatttaattaaaactagGCCCATACTAAAGAATCTTTTACCAATACTCACCTTTGAATGAATCAATATATTTTATGGTGAAGCCATCCTTGTCTTTACCCAAGGACGAAAAGTACGCTGCCTCCTCTTTGGGTTTAACTTTTGCCCTCTGTGGCCTCATGACTGACATACCTCACTGAAGAGAATGATCTCAAGCTATAGGGAAAAAATGACTTTCAATGAATATCAGTTTGCTAGTTAACTTGGTGCAGATACTTTGAAGTTGACTTTCTGTGTACCATGATAGCCTGTGAAGTAAATGTgccaaagaaaataaaacagtaGATAACACAGCTCTGCTTGCAGTTGCATACATGAAGTGTAATGAACACTAACAGACTTTACTGAACTATttcaatcgaaaaaaaaataaaataaatttaagtaAACACAAATCCAGCAATTTACCAAATTATAAGTGATTACTTCATTTATACTGTACTGGTAATACTAAGCCATTATTTATAACAAACACATGTAACtgtacattaaattaatgacataATGACACATACTAAGTTAGGATGGTCGGCCTCCTCGTCATCAGAGTAATTAACTTAATTATTCGGCAATACACGATATACACAGTACTTTTCTCTGTATATCTACACATTCATCTATCAAACCAACCTTGCGTCTTTCTGTTCACAATTTCAATTAGCATTTATCTTACTCAACAGACGGCTAGCTCTGCTATGCTAACCGTCACTAACAAAAGCGTAGCAATTCTAAATAATTAGCTCCATTCATCATAATAAATAGACTGTTAGGTATGCTAACGTAAACTCTGCTCGCACTTTCACTGAACTTGCATTAGAATTCATTTCCGCGAAATTGCAAGACGGAGCAGTGTACACGAGCgcccacatttaaaaaaaaaaaaaaaaaaaaaaaaaaaaaaagtttaccagACGAGTTTCTGGAGGAAAATTGTCAACTAAGCTTCAAATCCTACCTCGTTTGCAGACATTACACAGCTGCACACCAAGTTCGCCAACTGCGTTCAGTAGGTCGCCTTGTGAAGCCTCGTGAAGTGAAGTAATTGGAGCCGGGGGTGGGCCGGTGCTGCTAGAGGGTGTCACTTCCGTACTCGGAGCAATTGTATAAATTACGTTTAAATCAACAAATTGGTTCAGTCGTTAACATTGTTGATAAGAGTGGCTATTGTTGTATGATTTACAacgtcatttaaaataaataaataaataaatacatcacatATAACATCAACCCTAAAGGCTcatatattaaatttattaccacagacaaaaacaaatgatattTTAATGACATTGTTAATTTTGTAATAGTAAAATGTGATTCCAGTTTtggttttttaagtatttttgttttgttggttttttaaattcattattgAACATCTTTTTGCTTTACTAAATAAAATATCCTTGCTGCTGTCACACAGTAGTAGCTGCCGGAGGATGTTCTGTTATTAGCGCTTTAGTAATGGTTGCATGTGTTCTTTGACAAAATTGTGAGTGAGCCCAATCCCTTGGCTGAGAAGCAACCCCGCAAATGAATGGTCACATGATGGTTTACTGTTGGCATGACACAGGACTGATGGTTGCGCTCACCTTTTCTTCTCCAGACAAGCATTCTTACGGCCTCCAAACAGTTGGAAAGGGAATTCATCAGAGAAAACATCTTTAACCCTTTCCTCAGCAGTCCAATCCATGTGCCTTTTGTTAAAATATCAGTCCACTCTTGGTGTTTATTTCTGGAGCGAAGTGGCTTTCTTtggctagacaacaacacttttctgaaattattagtaggaaactcaacaatacacgcactctatttggcgtggttgacaaacttacaaatcccccaaatcaaacagcgccagaactcctctcaacagttaaatgcaatgaatttgcctgctactttagtgaaaaagtacaagccatcaggtcaaacattgttacaaaccagcaaaataacaaaacgatgctgcacgtaaaatcacctaggaataatttaattaccatgacagaatttgactcagtggatcaaaatactgtagtagacttggttcagcaattgaaaccttccacgagctgtcttgacacaataccatctggctttttcaaaaccattgtgaaatctgttcagatcgatttacaacaaataattaattgctcacttcaatcaggtgagcttcctaaatctctgaaagtagccgccgtcaagcccattctaaaaaaagagaacactggatgtctcccggctagcaaattatagaccaatcgcaaaccttcccttcgtaactaaaatagttgaaaaagtggtttttaatcaactcagcaatttttttagcttaaacggacttttggataaattccagtcacgtttccgacctcatcacagtacagaaacagccctgattaaagtactgaatgatataagattgagcactgatgcagggaaggtatcagtgctcgtcttgttggaccccagtgcagcatttgacacgattgatcataatatactgttagacaggctggaaacttgggtgggattaaatggaacagtccgtaaatggttcaggtcctatttggaggaaaggagttactttgtgaccattggaaattttgaatctgatcgaaaggccatgatatgtggggtccctcaagggtcagtccttggacccctgttgttcagtctttatatgttacctttgggtcaaatgcttcagaacaccgatgttgactatcatagttatgcagatgacacacaactatatttatcaatgtccccaaatgacagcagttctattaacgtattgtggcattctctagagcaagttaacaactggatgaaccaaaatttccttcagctgaacgaaaacaaaacggagctcattgttttcggaaataaagaaaagattgctgttaaaaaaaaaaaaacagcttgagtcactgtctttagaaactaaagaccaagttcgaaatcttggggtactaatagactcggacctgaccttcagcaatcatattaaattcatcactaaaacagctttttaccagctgaaaaacatatccagactgaaggactgcatgcttcaagcagaccaagagaagcttatccatgcttttaccTCCAGTAGACTCGATTACTgttaacggtcttctgactggactctctcaaaagaacatgaggcaattgcagctcattcagaacgctgcagctcgagttctggccaaaacaaaaagatcagaacatattactccagtacttaaggatttacactggctcccagtcagctgtagaatcgattttaaagttctgctgctcgtctataaatcactaaatggtttgggtcctgaatatatccaagaaatgctggttgagtacaaacccagcagggctctgagatctacagacttgggcccactagtggaacccagagttcgaagcaaacatggtgaagctgcatttagctattatggaATTGGAATTGTTattggaataggctaccaaaagaagtgaagtcagccccaagtgtaaatgcttttaaatccaggttcaaaactttgcttttttcttatacctttgattcgggacttttaaacaactttaattattatttttttcctttttaattattctttttattattattttaaacttccttatgctaaatgttttaaagtttgttgaataatgttttattattgctattttttttaaggaaattttgtaatctatttttatttttcttctttgtttgttgatgctgatatgttgcctttccttgtgtaaagcacattgagttgccttgtgtatgaaatgtgctatacaaataaacttgccctGTCTTGCCTTTTGTTTGAAGTGTATTTAATGAAAGTTTATTTTGATCAAAGCATTCTTTGAGTTTGTTCAGTTCTATCGTTATCTCTGTCGCAAGTTGTTGAAGGTTTTTGCCTGACGCTAGTCTTGTAGTATCGTCAGCAAATAGTATAGATTTTAGTCTTGATGATGCATCACAAAgatcatttatttatccatccatcatccatccatccatccatccattttcttgaccgcttattcctcacaagggtcgcggggggtgctggagcctatctctgtcatgttttggttctgtttggggtgggttttgctttgtttttgttgggttttgagtttgtcatgtttatgttctgatttccttgtcttccctagtctcgttaagccttgccatgtccacctgtgtttgcctgcccttcctcatgtgccaaccaatcagcacccccttccacttgtgtcttgcccagctgtgtctcgtcgtgtgtaattagtgtgtgtacttagtgtgtgtacttagttatcggttttcgtttcagtgtttgtcggttcattattcttgtttccccacgtccatgctGCCATAGTTAAGTCTGCTCCTGTATAGTCTTTCCCtttggtatttttgttattcttcgtctccaagccctgtttgcaactttagttttgttggattaaatttactcctttttcgcacctctgcctccctgacttgtccgcctcctgcattttGGTCCAGCACCACACTTCGTAGCTCCTGACAGAATGAACCGACCAAgaaaggacccagcagggagcatccggtgccgaccggcacgacgtcggccagctcccagacgccatcagcctgttgaccaaccccgttcCCTCTGTGTAGGTTCAGCTTTCTCTTCCGGTACTTGTGTCTCTGTGTCCCCCTCACCTGTTAAAGCATATTTACCCAGTTCACCACCTTGTGATTCACTTTACAGTTTTTTAATGaacatggaatgcggccgccttCACCTGCACCAGTTTAGGCAGCGCCCGGCCAACGACCGCTGCCTTCTccaccaccagttccggcggcgcccggccagcggccgccttcgcctgtaCCACTTCCGGCGGCgcctggccagcggccgccatctccaccaccagttccggtggcgcccggccagcggccgccatctccaccaccagttccggcggcgcccggtcagcggccgccttcacccgcaccagttctggcggcgcccggccagcggccgacttctccaccaccagttccggcggcgcccggtcagcggccgccttcacccgcaccagttccggcggcgcccggccagcggccgccttctccaccaccagttccggcggcgcccggccagcggccgccttcgcctgcaccagttccggcggtgcctggccagcggccgccatctccaccaccagttccggcggcgcccggtcagcggctgccttcgcctgcaccagttccggcggtgcctggccagcggccgccttcgcctgcaccacttccggcggcgcctggccagcggccgccatctccaccaccagttccggtggcgcccggccagcggccgccatctgaGACGAAGTGTCAAATCAGGAAAATCAACACAACCAAGCTCCAGCCATATAATATTGATAATTTGTTTTCTATTTGAAGTGTTGATGCGGCAACAGAGGATGAGTCGCTAGGAAGATTGGTCAATGATGACCACATCAACCCAAATGCCACAATGAAGTATTTAAATGTGCAAGGAAAGCCCCATCTGTGTTTATTTGCGACACGGGCCTTTGACTCAGGAGAGGAGATTACATATAATTATGGTGACTCCGACTGGCCATGGAGAAGCAAGGTAATCATATCAGAATGTGTTGAGTGGTTAGTGATCTGAAAATCAGTACTGACTGCATTAAACTCATGATGCTGTTTGTCAATTTAAACCTTAGGAATCTAGCCAACAGAACACGTTAACATCCAAGCTCACTGTGGAGAAAAGTATATCTACATCACCCACAGATGCTCTGGAATCTTTTCAAGAGGTAAATCATGTCCACACTCTTACACTATTTACAGGTACATGTGGTTGTTGGATCAGACTGTTTTTACCACTCATATTCTGCATCTACAGTGAATTTGTAATCAAACATAATTTCCCTGGAATCTGATTgcacctgtgtgtgtgtatatatatatataatgtctgtattgttttgtgtttcagTGCATGATGGAGACAAGGCACTCCTCAATGACTGTGAGCCAGAGTGACCTGAATCCAGCAGTTGAGCCACAGACCAGTTCTGAAAAGGTAAATTACTTAATCTCTGAGTGTCATTTAGCATCCACTACAACAATAGTTTACAGTGCTAAATCAAGTTACCAGTAGTATTTTGGTGTATAGAGAAACTTAAGgttaattttgaatagattcagtgtgtatgtgtgatcaCCTAGATTTATTGTGTATTGGACTGACCGATTTTGTGATAGTATTTTAAGCTTTTAAGTCACAACCTCATCCATAGGTTtggatgtgcgtgtgtgtccaagtatatgtatggcatagacTGACGCTGGCATACACTGACATTCTCCGTGAAAGCATTCGCTGTGGAAGTTGAGTTACACTCACCTACGGGTGTGCGTGTTCACGTAATCATATGGTTTAGAGGGACATTTGACCTCACTCTATCTGCAAGTCTCACAGTCACCTATCTGTGGATCAGAATcactatacatacagtatatcaagACTAGGTGGGCTGTTGCTTTTGGAATGACCAAACATAAACTCTGTGTTGCTTGATCCTGCGTCACTCTGAATCAGCAGTGTGATGTAAAGTGTTGTCTCTAAAAAGGTATGGTCCTCtgtctgtgtttttcttttgcagcaTTCTGACGAAGAGAGGTCTGCCCAACCCTCAGAAGTTGACGACATTGAACAGGTACATGTGGTTGTTTAATGGATTTCAACGCCATCTGACAGTTAAAAACTGACAAAGTTTACCATTCATGTATATTTCTGCAACATCAACAAATTTGTAATCAGCCTGAATATACCTGTCTGTATTAACgttatatttttctgtttcagtGCATGATGGAGACAAGGCACTCCTCAATGACTGTGAGCCAGAGTGACCCGAATCCAGCAGTTGAGCCACAAACCAGTTCTGAAAAGGTAAATTACTTCATCACTGTGTCATTTAGCATCCACCTATAATAATTGTTTGCAGTCCTCTATCAGGTGAATGGAGAAACTTACTTGATTGATAATAATTTGAATAgactgagtgtgtgtgtgtgtgttatcacTTAGATTTATTGTGTATTGGACTGACAGATTTTGTGATAGTATTTTAAGTTTTTAAGTCACAACCTCATCCATAggtttgggtgtgtgtgtgtgtccaagtatatgtatggcatagacTGACACTGACATGCTCCGTGAAAGCGTTCGCTGTGGAAGTTGAGTCACACTcgcctacgtgtgtgtgtgttatcacCTAGATTTATTGTGTATTGGACTGACAGATTTTGTGATGGCTTTTTAAGCTTTTAAGTCAACCTCATCCATAagtttgggtgtgtgtgtgtgtgatcacCTAGATTTATTGTGTATTAGACTGACAGATTTTGTGATAGTATTTTAAGCTTTTACGTCACAACCTCATCCATATGTTtgggtgtgcgcgtgtgtgtgtccaagtatatgtatggcatagacTGACACTGGCATACACTGACATTCTCCGTGAAAGCATTCACTGTGGAAGTTGAGTTACACTCACCTACGGGTGTGCGTGTTCATGTAATCAAATGGTTTAGAGGGACATTTGACCTCACTGTATTTGCAAGTCTCACAGTCACCCACTGTCACCTATGGATCAGAATcactatacatacagtatatcaagACTAGGTAGGCTGTTGCTTTTGGAATGACCAAACATAAACTCTGTGTTGCTTGATCCTGCGTCACTCTGAATCAGCAGTGTGATGTAAAGTGTTGTCTCTATGAAGGTATGGTCCTCAGTTTGTGTATAATGTTTCCTTCCTGTTTCTTTTGCAGCATTCTGACGCAGAGAGGTCTGCCCAACCCTCAGAAGTTGACATTGAACAGGTACATGTGGTTTAATGGATTTCACCGCCATCTGGCAGttaaaaattgacaaagtttacCGTTCATGTATATTTCTGCAACTTCAACGAATTTGTAATCAGTCTGAATATACCTGTGTATTGTCtctgtatttttctgtttcagtGCATGATGGAGACAAGGCACTCCTCAATGACTGTGAGCCAGAGTGACCCGAATCCAGCAGTTGAGCCACAAACCAGTTCTGAAAAGGTAAATTACTTTATCACTAATGTGTCATTTAGCATCCACCTATAATAATTGTTTGCAGTCCTCTATCAAGTCACGAGTAATATTTTGGTGTATAGAGAAACTTATTTGATTGATAATAATTTGAatagactgtgtgtgtgtgttatcacCTAGATTTATAGTG
This portion of the Festucalex cinctus isolate MCC-2025b chromosome 19, RoL_Fcin_1.0, whole genome shotgun sequence genome encodes:
- the LOC144006902 gene encoding N-lysine methyltransferase KMT5A-like, producing the protein MSVMRPQRAKVKPKEEAAYFSSLGKDKDGFTIKYIDSFKGRGVFSSCYFQKGDFLVEYRGDIISKQERENRLRVYHDALKVFMFEFRYNGKTLCVDAARDDNSLGRLVNDDHICPNSKMQRITVDRQPHLCLFATKDIEPGEEITYNYGDFDFPWRLKVSTEAQPHDDTAVRLCQSLPDFNRTT
- the LOC144007799 gene encoding uncharacterized protein LOC144007799, with the translated sequence MECGRLHLHQFRQRPANDRCLLHHQFRRRPASGRLRLVDAATEDESLGRLVNDDHINPNATMKYLNVQGKPHLCLFATRAFDSGEEITYNYGDSDWPWRSKESSQQNTLTSKLTVEKSISTSPTDALESFQECMMETRHSSMTVSQSDLNPAVEPQTSSEKHSDEERSAQPSEVDDIEQCMMETRHSSMTVSQSDPNPAVEPQTSSEKHSDAERSAQPSEVDIEQVHVV